Proteins co-encoded in one Phycisphaerae bacterium genomic window:
- a CDS encoding aldo/keto reductase: MDMRKLGKSGLEVSAVGLGCMGMSDFYEPEKQNDEDSIRVIHRYLDAGGNFLDTADMYGVGRNEELVGKAIADRRSNVVLATKFGNVRAPSGEFLGVRGDPDYVRECCDASLKRLGADVIDLYYQHRVDPETPIEETVGAMAELVKAGKVRYLGLSEAAPETLRRAAKVHPIAALQTEYSLWSRDVEDGILSTVRELGIGFVAYSPLGRGFLTGQIRHFEDLAAHDWRRNSPRFQGDNFQKNLDLVKKIEAMASEKKCTPGQLALAWVLAQGNDIVPIPGTKHLKYLEENMGAAGIRLTRDDLARIDAALPRGITAGARYPERAMQAVNR, translated from the coding sequence ATGGACATGCGCAAGCTGGGGAAGAGCGGTCTGGAAGTGTCCGCCGTCGGGCTCGGATGCATGGGTATGAGCGACTTCTACGAACCCGAGAAGCAGAACGACGAAGATTCGATTCGCGTGATTCACCGTTACCTTGACGCCGGCGGCAACTTCCTGGACACGGCCGACATGTACGGCGTCGGCCGAAACGAAGAGCTTGTCGGCAAGGCCATCGCCGATAGACGAAGCAACGTTGTCCTCGCAACGAAGTTCGGCAACGTTCGCGCCCCCAGCGGCGAATTCCTCGGTGTTCGCGGCGATCCGGATTATGTCCGGGAATGCTGCGATGCGAGCCTGAAGCGGCTCGGCGCAGATGTCATTGACCTCTACTACCAGCACCGGGTCGATCCCGAAACGCCGATCGAGGAGACCGTGGGCGCCATGGCGGAATTGGTCAAGGCGGGCAAGGTCCGCTATCTCGGCCTGTCCGAAGCCGCGCCGGAAACGCTACGTCGTGCGGCCAAGGTGCATCCGATCGCGGCGCTGCAAACGGAGTACTCTCTGTGGAGCCGCGACGTCGAAGACGGGATTCTCTCGACGGTGCGCGAACTGGGGATCGGATTCGTGGCGTACAGCCCTCTGGGACGCGGCTTCCTCACAGGGCAGATTAGGCACTTCGAAGATCTTGCGGCACACGACTGGCGGCGGAATTCGCCTCGGTTTCAAGGAGACAATTTCCAGAAGAACCTCGATCTCGTGAAGAAGATCGAGGCGATGGCATCCGAAAAGAAGTGCACGCCGGGACAACTCGCCTTGGCGTGGGTGCTGGCACAGGGCAACGACATTGTCCCGATACCGGGCACAAAGCACCTGAAATACCTGGAGGAGAACATGGGGGCGGCTGGCATTCGCCTCACGAGGGACGACTTGGCCCGGATTGATGCCGCCCTGCCCAGGGGCATAACGGCTGGCGCACGCTATCCGGAACGTGCCATGCAGGCCGTCAACCGCTAG
- a CDS encoding aminotransferase class V-fold PLP-dependent enzyme, with the protein MIYLDNNATTQPLPEVVEAMLPFLREQYANPSSVHQFGQAVRFAVEQAREKVAALLHAAPREVVFTSGGTESINLAIRGTLALEPKKRQVVTTAVEHSAVLRVMERLTEEGYRVDYVGVDGEGRVEMAEWAEKVTSETALVSLLHANNETGVVQDVQALAAVAASQGAIVHIDAVQSAGKLPIPVGEWPAHLVSIAAHKFHGSKGAGALYVRRRTRIAGMILGGSQERELRGGTENVAGIVGMGVAADAANRRTNDSVSQVTSLRDALERGILERIPGTAVNGAGAERIGNTANISFEGLEAEALLILLSEQGVCASAGSACSSGSLEPSHVLNAMGLPQSRTHGALRFSLSRFNTPDEIDRILALLPGLVSRLTALTH; encoded by the coding sequence ATGATCTACCTGGATAACAACGCGACGACGCAGCCCCTTCCTGAGGTGGTCGAAGCGATGCTCCCCTTCCTGCGGGAGCAGTACGCCAATCCCTCCAGCGTGCACCAGTTCGGGCAGGCGGTGCGATTCGCGGTGGAGCAGGCGCGGGAGAAGGTGGCCGCGCTGCTTCATGCGGCGCCGCGCGAGGTCGTGTTCACGAGCGGCGGGACGGAGTCGATCAACCTGGCAATCCGGGGAACGCTGGCACTTGAGCCGAAGAAGCGGCAGGTGGTGACGACGGCCGTCGAGCACTCGGCCGTGCTCCGCGTGATGGAGCGGCTGACAGAGGAGGGATACCGGGTCGATTACGTCGGCGTAGACGGCGAAGGTCGCGTCGAAATGGCGGAGTGGGCGGAGAAGGTCACGAGCGAGACGGCGCTGGTCTCGTTGCTGCACGCCAACAACGAGACGGGCGTTGTTCAGGACGTGCAGGCATTGGCCGCCGTCGCGGCGAGTCAGGGGGCAATTGTCCACATCGACGCGGTGCAGTCGGCCGGAAAGCTACCGATCCCCGTTGGCGAATGGCCCGCACATCTGGTGAGCATCGCGGCGCATAAGTTTCACGGATCCAAGGGAGCCGGGGCCTTGTACGTCCGGCGGCGGACGAGAATCGCGGGGATGATCCTCGGCGGCTCGCAGGAGCGGGAGCTTCGCGGCGGAACCGAAAATGTTGCGGGGATCGTGGGCATGGGTGTGGCAGCGGACGCGGCCAATCGACGAACGAATGATTCGGTCTCGCAGGTGACCTCACTTCGAGACGCGCTGGAGCGCGGCATTTTGGAGCGCATTCCTGGAACGGCAGTGAACGGCGCGGGTGCGGAACGAATCGGCAACACGGCGAATATCAGCTTCGAGGGACTGGAAGCCGAGGCGTTGCTGATCCTGTTGAGCGAGCAAGGCGTTTGCGCTTCGGCAGGCTCGGCGTGCAGCAGCGGGTCGCTGGAGCCGTCGCACGTGCTCAACGCGATGGGACTGCCGCAATCGCGCACGCACGGGGCGCTGCGATTCAGTCTTTCGCGGTTTAACACGCCTGACGAAATTGACCGGATTCTGGCGCTGCTGCCGGGATTGGTGTCTCGTTTGACGGCGCTGACCCATTAG
- the rsmA gene encoding ribosomal RNA small subunit methyltransferase A has translation MSVEHVQTKREIQTALSGLGVRPRKRFGQRFLIDGNLMRRLVECAEITSQDTVLEVGPGTGGLTDLLARHAGRIVAVEIDRDLFTLLQDRFRDVENVTLICGDVLAGKHKIMPEVAALLGSGKGDSTADGKAMSESPVKLVANLPYQIATPLVMNLLIDFPRVRRFCFTVQAEVGDRITAGPGCRDYGPLSIVTQALTRVRTITRIGPQAFWPAPAVHSVMLQIDVLDPPFAHRGEVAAFARMVRGVFDHRRKKLRSALALALGDEGFARVREHVDENLRPEALGVAEWLEVFRRWRETAPSPAD, from the coding sequence ATGTCCGTTGAACACGTGCAGACCAAGCGGGAGATCCAGACGGCGCTTTCGGGGCTGGGCGTACGTCCGCGGAAGCGGTTCGGGCAGCGTTTTCTGATCGACGGCAATCTCATGCGGCGGCTGGTGGAGTGCGCGGAGATCACGTCGCAGGACACGGTGCTGGAGGTCGGCCCGGGCACCGGCGGACTGACCGATCTGCTGGCGCGGCATGCGGGTCGGATCGTGGCGGTGGAGATCGATCGGGACCTGTTCACGCTGTTGCAGGATCGATTTCGCGATGTGGAGAACGTGACGCTGATCTGCGGCGACGTACTGGCCGGCAAGCACAAGATCATGCCGGAGGTAGCGGCACTTCTGGGGAGCGGAAAAGGTGATTCAACCGCGGACGGGAAGGCGATGTCGGAATCGCCCGTCAAATTGGTGGCGAACCTGCCCTACCAGATCGCCACGCCGCTGGTGATGAATCTGCTGATCGATTTCCCTCGGGTTCGGCGGTTTTGCTTTACGGTGCAGGCGGAAGTCGGCGATCGGATCACGGCGGGGCCGGGTTGCAGAGATTACGGACCGCTCAGTATCGTCACGCAGGCGCTGACGCGCGTGCGAACGATCACGCGGATCGGTCCGCAGGCATTCTGGCCGGCGCCGGCGGTGCACTCGGTGATGCTGCAAATCGACGTGCTCGATCCGCCGTTTGCGCATCGCGGCGAGGTCGCGGCGTTTGCGCGCATGGTGCGGGGCGTGTTCGACCACCGGCGGAAGAAGCTGCGTTCGGCGCTGGCGCTGGCCTTGGGAGATGAGGGATTCGCGCGCGTTCGCGAACATGTGGACGAGAACCTGCGCCCGGAGGCGCTGGGTGTTGCGGAGTGGCTGGAGGTTTTTCGGCGATGGCGGGAAACCGCACCGTCGCCTGCCGACTGA